CGAGATTGACGTGTTTGGATGCATCCAGAATCTCGATTCCGACGATTCGGTCGCCTTCCCCCATATCCAAGACAATATCCTCGGAGAGGCGTCTGTTCACCACCTGCTGCTTTTGGTCGTCGAGACGCATGTACAGCAGATCGGTCTTTGCGTCATACAGAATCCGCACTAGGCTTCTCCCATCTGCCATAGAAGACATAGACCGTCACAGTAATGATCAGACCCCGCTCAACAGCATACACGACTTCAACCCTTTTCTCCTCATAATACCGACCGCCCCATTTCTCTTGGAACTTGAAGGTGCGGGCTTTGGCTTTGCGACCGTGTCTCGCCGGTATGGGGGAGCCAGTCCGAATGACCGCTCTGATTTCTTCTGCATTCGTTCCTCGCTCTTCGGCACGCTCCAGAGTATGGGGATCAATTTTGACTTCCATTTCTCTCGGTGGAGCTGAAGTATGCGCTCTAGCCGCCGAGCGGTAGCGGCTAGAGCGGAGGGCGCTAGGCAGTATGCGCCTTGAAGAAGGAGCCGATCTCCTCAATCGCCTGCTGCCCCTCGGGCAGGAGCGCGGCAAACATATGCCACACGTGCGGCATTTCGTCCCACACCTTGAGGGTCACGTCCACATCGGATTTGCGCGCCCGTTCGGCGAACCGGGTGGAATCGTTCAGCAGGGTCTCGGCGTCGCCGACCTGAAGGAGCAGCGGCGGCAGGCCGGCCAGGTTGGCGTGCAGGGGGGCGGCCAGCGGGTTCTTGGGGTCGGCGTCGCCCAGATACAGCTTGGCCATGCCCAGCAGGCCCTCTTTCTGCACGACCGGATCGGCCGCCGCCCGGGTCGTCATCGACTCGCCGGTGCCCTCCATATCGACCCAGGGCGAAATCCCGACGCCCGCCGCCGGCAATGGCTTACCGGCATCGCGAATGGCCAGCAGGGTGGCGATGGCCAGCCCGCCAC
The DNA window shown above is from Desulfurellaceae bacterium and carries:
- a CDS encoding DUF2283 domain-containing protein, with protein sequence MRILYDAKTDLLYMRLDDQKQQVVNRRLSEDIVLDMGEGDRIVGIEILDASKHVNLENLLPVEYEAVSPAGE
- a CDS encoding alpha/beta hydrolase translates to MASQQLQQVLSMFKEMGEKMATAKDMNEMRAMMIEAPAPDGVSCTPVEAGGVSAEWHAAEGADANKVILYVHGGGYVMGSAGSHRDMTSRLSQAAGARVLSLNYRLAPEHPFPAPVDDAVAAYGWLLDQGISPANIAIAGDSAGGGLAIATLLAIRDAGKPLPAAGVGISPWVDMEGTGESMTTRAAADPVVQKEGLLGMAKLYLGDADPKNPLAAPLHANLAGLPPLLLQVGDAETLLNDSTRFAERARKSDVDVTLKVWDEMPHVWHMFAALLPEGQQAIEEIGSFFKAHTA